A single Thunnus thynnus chromosome 6, fThuThy2.1, whole genome shotgun sequence DNA region contains:
- the pik3cd gene encoding phosphatidylinositol 4,5-bisphosphate 3-kinase catalytic subunit delta isoform isoform X2 gives MPPGKYGMQEDWEWEGNQQIMMDFLLPTGIFLKFPVSHNDTITSIKRMVWKSARGEVLFSALGDPDAYVFTCINNTAEREELEEESRRISDVRPFMCVLRLVAREGDRVEKLTNSQIGQLIGKGLHEFEVQKNHEVHEFRTKMRAFCEEKAQERQTLPWQQWMEYSFPCDLEPCCSPPERGSVKSKNTKKIFVNVKFEACDESFMLQQDPQDPPITLIRSALKKKATVFRSVHQKPEDYTLQVNGRWEFIYGKHPLCQFKYIFSCLRNGQNPQLTMVHHATINKYQEEQGRMCSQIYKSRSLSRPPPLPVKKNTSSLWSINENFHIHLIQGSRVNADEGMKLVVQAGLFHGSELLCKVVTSSELTVCSEPLWDQRLEFDIHVADLPRMSRLCFALYAVIEKAKKPRGTKKKNKKADCPIAWVNTMVFDYKDQLKTGDFSLSTWPSVPDDKSDLLNPMGTVEKNPNVDSSAELLISFPNIRPHPLYYPPLEKFSDKEKNGEAGVTTKEEHMKLKEIMDNKNYTEFFEDEKELLWKHRVVVRNFYPESLSKLLLITKWNKVDDVVQMVSLLRNWPELPAIHALELLDYSFPDPAVRSFTIRCLRKLSDDELLQYLIQLVQVLKYESYLECDLTTFLLERALSNMRIGHFLFWHLRSEMHVASVSLRFGLILEAYCRGNIHHIRLLLKQHDALTKMKALSDLVKSGSQRTTVEDLKLCIRQGSYLETLSDLQSPLNPNIILNDICAEKCRFMDSKMKPLWLLYKNPSAHGDMVGIIFKNGDDLRQDMLTLQMIQLMENLWKKEGLDLRMIPYGCLSTGHKTGLIEVVKNSDTIANIQRNSSNSAATAAFNKDALLNWLKSKNPEDKLDQAIEEFTLSCAGYCVATYILGIGDRHNDNIMIRETGQLFHIDFGHFLGNFKRKLGINRERVPFILTYDFVHVIQQGRTNNSEKFERFREYCERAYKILCRNGTLFVNLFAMMKAAGLPELTSFKDIQYLKDSLALGKSEEEALKNFKVKFNEALRESWKTKVNWMMHSLAKDNRP, from the exons ATGCCCCCGGGGAAGTATGGGATGCAGGAGGACTGGGAGTGGGAGGGGAACCAGCAGATCATGATGGACTTCCTGCTGCCCACTGGGATCTTCCTCAAATTCCCTGTGTCTCATAATGACACCATCACAAGCATCAAAAGG ATGGTTTGGAAAAGTGCCAGAGGCGAGGTCCTGTTCAGTGCGTTGGGTGATCCCGACGCCTACGTCTTCACTTGcatcaacaacacagcagagagggaggaactGGAGGAAGAATCGAGGCGTATAAGCGACGTGCGGCCCTTCATGTGTGTTTTGAGACTGGTGGCGAGGGAGGGCGACCGTGTGGAGAAACTCACCAACTCACAAATCGGCCAGTTAATTGGCAAAG GTCTGCACGAGTTTGAGGTCCAGAAGAACCATGAGGTGCACGAGTTTCGGACTAAGATGCGTGCGTTTTGCGAAGAGAAGGCTCAGGAGCGGCAGACGTTGCCATGGCAGCAATGGATGGAGTACAGCTTCCCGTGTGACCTGGAGCCATGTTGCTCACCGCCGGAGCGTGGGAGCGTCAAGTCAAAAAACACCAAGAAGATATTTGTCAATGTCAAGTTCGAGGCTTGCGAT GAAAGCTTCATGCTGCAGCAGGACCCTCAGGACCCGCCAATAACTCTGATTAGGAGCGCCCTGAAGAAGAAGGCCACCGTCTTCCGCTCAGTGCATCAGAAGCCTGAGGACTACACCTTACAGGTCAACGGGAGGTGGGAGTTCATCTATGGGAAACACCCACTGTGCCAGTTCAAA tacattttctcatgtttgagAAATGGCCAGAACCCTCAACTAACCATGGTGCATCACGCCACCATCAACAAATATCAGGAGGAGCAGGGCAGGATGTGCAGCCAGATATACAAGAGTCGCTCCTTGTCCAGACCTCCTCCACTGCCAGTGAAAAAG AATACCTCCTCTTTGTGGTCCATCAATGAGAATTTCCACATTCACCTGATACAGGGCAGCCGAGTCAATGCAGACGAAGGGATGAAG CTTGTGGTGCAGGCCGGTCTGTTCCATGGCAGCGAACTGCTCTGTAAGGTGGTGACGAGCTCCGAGCTGACGGTGTGCTCTGAGCCGCTGTGGGATCAGAGGCTGGAGTTTGATATACATGTGGCTGACCTGCCTCGCATGAGCCGCCTGTGTTTTGCGCTCTACGCTGTCATTGAGAAAGCTAAAAAACCCCGTGGaaccaaaaagaagaataagaaaGCG gATTGTCCAATTGCCTGGGTGAACACCATGGTGTTCGACTACAAGGACCAGCTGAAGACCGGGGACTTCTCCTTGTCCACATGGCCATCTGTTCCTG aTGACAAAAGCGACCTGTTGAACCCAATGGGAACCGTCGAGAAGAACCCCAATGTTGACAGCTCTGCTGAGCTTCTCATTTCCTTCCCAAACATCAGGCCACATCCTCTCTATTACCCTCCACTCGAAAAG ttcagtgatAAGGAGAAAAATGGCGAGGCCGGTGTTACAACTAAAGAAGAG CACATGAAGCTAAAAGAAATAATGGACAACAAAAACTACACCGAGTTTTTTGAGGACGAGAAGGAGCTTTTGTGGAAACACCGTGTTGTAGTCCGCAACTTTTATCCTGAAAGTCTGTCCAAGCTGCTCCTCATCACCAAGTGGAATAAGGTCGACGACGTAGTTCAG ATGGTGAGTTTACTAAGGAACTGGCCAGAGCTCCCTGCCATCCATGCCTTGGAGCTCTTAGACTACAGTTTTCCTGACCCAGCGGTTCGTTCTTTCACTATCAGATGCCTCAGGAAGCTCAG TGATGATGAACTGCTACAGTATTTAATCCAGCTGGTCCAGGTCCTGAAGTACGAGTCCTACCTAGAATGTGACCTCACCACTTTCCTTCTAGAGAGGGCTTTATCCAACATGAGAATAGGACACTTTCTGTTTTGGCATCTCAG GTCAGAGATGCATGTGGCATCTGTGAGTTTGCGTTTTGGCCTGATTCTTGAGGCCTACTGCAGGGGAAACATCCACCACATTAGGCTCTTACTCAAACAG CACGACGCTCTGACCAAGATGAAGGCCCTGAGTGACTTAGTCAAGTCGGGCTCCCAAAGGACGACAGTGGAGGACCTGAAGCTTTGTATCAGACAGGGGTCCTACCTGGAGACCCTGTCAGACCTGCAGTCACCACTTAACCCCAACATCATCCTCAATGACATCTG TGCAGAAAAGTGCAGATTTATGGATTCCAAGATGAAGCCGCTATGGCTGCTGTACAAGAACCCCTCAGCCCATGGAGACATGGTGGGCATCATTTTCAAGAACGGAGATG ATCTTCGACAAGACATGTTGACCCTCCAGATGATCCAGCTCATGGAGAATTTATGGAAGAAAGAAGGCCTGGATCTTAG GATGATCCCATATGGCTGTTTGTCCACTGGGCACAAGACGGGGCTCATTGAGGTAGTGAAGAACTCTGACACCATTGCCAATATCCAacgcaacagcagcaacagtgctGCAACTGCTGCCTTCAACAAGGACGCCTTGCTCAACTGGCTCAAATCTAAGAATCCAGA GGACAAACTTGATCAAGCAATAGAGGAGTTCACGCTGTCTTGTGCTGGCTACTGTGTAGCTACTTACATCTTGGGCATCGGAGATCGTCACAATGACAATATCATGATCAGGGAAACTGGACAG CTATTCCACATTGACTTTGGGCATTTCCTTGGCAACTTCAAGCGGAAACTAGGGATCAACAGGGAGCGTGTGCCTTTTATCTTGACTTACGACTTTGTCCATGTGATCCAACAAGGAAGGACCAACAACAGTGAGAAGTTTGAGAG GTTCAGGGAGTACTGTGAGCGGGCCTATAAGATCCTGTGTCGGAACGGGACGCTGTTTGTCAACCTCTTCGCTATgatgaaggcagcaggactgcCTGAGCTCACCTCcttcaaagatattcagtatcTAAAG GACTCTTTAGCTTTGGGAAAATCCGAGGAAGAGGCCTTGAAGAACTTTAAGGTGAAGTTCAACGAAGCTCTACGAGAGAGCTGGAAGACCAAGGTCAACTGGATGATGCACTCCTTGGCCAAAGATAACAGACCATGA
- the pik3cd gene encoding phosphatidylinositol 4,5-bisphosphate 3-kinase catalytic subunit delta isoform isoform X1, giving the protein MPPGKYGMQEDWEWEGNQQIMMDFLLPTGIFLKFPVSHNDTITSIKRMVWKSARGEVLFSALGDPDAYVFTCINNTAEREELEEESRRISDVRPFMCVLRLVAREGDRVEKLTNSQIGQLIGKGLHEFEVQKNHEVHEFRTKMRAFCEEKAQERQTLPWQQWMEYSFPCDLEPCCSPPERGSVKSKNTKKIFVNVKFEACDESFMLQQDPQDPPITLIRSALKKKATVFRSVHQKPEDYTLQVNGRWEFIYGKHPLCQFKYIFSCLRNGQNPQLTMVHHATINKYQEEQGRMCSQIYKSRSLSRPPPLPVKKQNTSSLWSINENFHIHLIQGSRVNADEGMKLVVQAGLFHGSELLCKVVTSSELTVCSEPLWDQRLEFDIHVADLPRMSRLCFALYAVIEKAKKPRGTKKKNKKADCPIAWVNTMVFDYKDQLKTGDFSLSTWPSVPDDKSDLLNPMGTVEKNPNVDSSAELLISFPNIRPHPLYYPPLEKFSDKEKNGEAGVTTKEEHMKLKEIMDNKNYTEFFEDEKELLWKHRVVVRNFYPESLSKLLLITKWNKVDDVVQMVSLLRNWPELPAIHALELLDYSFPDPAVRSFTIRCLRKLSDDELLQYLIQLVQVLKYESYLECDLTTFLLERALSNMRIGHFLFWHLRSEMHVASVSLRFGLILEAYCRGNIHHIRLLLKQHDALTKMKALSDLVKSGSQRTTVEDLKLCIRQGSYLETLSDLQSPLNPNIILNDICAEKCRFMDSKMKPLWLLYKNPSAHGDMVGIIFKNGDDLRQDMLTLQMIQLMENLWKKEGLDLRMIPYGCLSTGHKTGLIEVVKNSDTIANIQRNSSNSAATAAFNKDALLNWLKSKNPEDKLDQAIEEFTLSCAGYCVATYILGIGDRHNDNIMIRETGQLFHIDFGHFLGNFKRKLGINRERVPFILTYDFVHVIQQGRTNNSEKFERFREYCERAYKILCRNGTLFVNLFAMMKAAGLPELTSFKDIQYLKDSLALGKSEEEALKNFKVKFNEALRESWKTKVNWMMHSLAKDNRP; this is encoded by the exons ATGCCCCCGGGGAAGTATGGGATGCAGGAGGACTGGGAGTGGGAGGGGAACCAGCAGATCATGATGGACTTCCTGCTGCCCACTGGGATCTTCCTCAAATTCCCTGTGTCTCATAATGACACCATCACAAGCATCAAAAGG ATGGTTTGGAAAAGTGCCAGAGGCGAGGTCCTGTTCAGTGCGTTGGGTGATCCCGACGCCTACGTCTTCACTTGcatcaacaacacagcagagagggaggaactGGAGGAAGAATCGAGGCGTATAAGCGACGTGCGGCCCTTCATGTGTGTTTTGAGACTGGTGGCGAGGGAGGGCGACCGTGTGGAGAAACTCACCAACTCACAAATCGGCCAGTTAATTGGCAAAG GTCTGCACGAGTTTGAGGTCCAGAAGAACCATGAGGTGCACGAGTTTCGGACTAAGATGCGTGCGTTTTGCGAAGAGAAGGCTCAGGAGCGGCAGACGTTGCCATGGCAGCAATGGATGGAGTACAGCTTCCCGTGTGACCTGGAGCCATGTTGCTCACCGCCGGAGCGTGGGAGCGTCAAGTCAAAAAACACCAAGAAGATATTTGTCAATGTCAAGTTCGAGGCTTGCGAT GAAAGCTTCATGCTGCAGCAGGACCCTCAGGACCCGCCAATAACTCTGATTAGGAGCGCCCTGAAGAAGAAGGCCACCGTCTTCCGCTCAGTGCATCAGAAGCCTGAGGACTACACCTTACAGGTCAACGGGAGGTGGGAGTTCATCTATGGGAAACACCCACTGTGCCAGTTCAAA tacattttctcatgtttgagAAATGGCCAGAACCCTCAACTAACCATGGTGCATCACGCCACCATCAACAAATATCAGGAGGAGCAGGGCAGGATGTGCAGCCAGATATACAAGAGTCGCTCCTTGTCCAGACCTCCTCCACTGCCAGTGAAAAAG CAGAATACCTCCTCTTTGTGGTCCATCAATGAGAATTTCCACATTCACCTGATACAGGGCAGCCGAGTCAATGCAGACGAAGGGATGAAG CTTGTGGTGCAGGCCGGTCTGTTCCATGGCAGCGAACTGCTCTGTAAGGTGGTGACGAGCTCCGAGCTGACGGTGTGCTCTGAGCCGCTGTGGGATCAGAGGCTGGAGTTTGATATACATGTGGCTGACCTGCCTCGCATGAGCCGCCTGTGTTTTGCGCTCTACGCTGTCATTGAGAAAGCTAAAAAACCCCGTGGaaccaaaaagaagaataagaaaGCG gATTGTCCAATTGCCTGGGTGAACACCATGGTGTTCGACTACAAGGACCAGCTGAAGACCGGGGACTTCTCCTTGTCCACATGGCCATCTGTTCCTG aTGACAAAAGCGACCTGTTGAACCCAATGGGAACCGTCGAGAAGAACCCCAATGTTGACAGCTCTGCTGAGCTTCTCATTTCCTTCCCAAACATCAGGCCACATCCTCTCTATTACCCTCCACTCGAAAAG ttcagtgatAAGGAGAAAAATGGCGAGGCCGGTGTTACAACTAAAGAAGAG CACATGAAGCTAAAAGAAATAATGGACAACAAAAACTACACCGAGTTTTTTGAGGACGAGAAGGAGCTTTTGTGGAAACACCGTGTTGTAGTCCGCAACTTTTATCCTGAAAGTCTGTCCAAGCTGCTCCTCATCACCAAGTGGAATAAGGTCGACGACGTAGTTCAG ATGGTGAGTTTACTAAGGAACTGGCCAGAGCTCCCTGCCATCCATGCCTTGGAGCTCTTAGACTACAGTTTTCCTGACCCAGCGGTTCGTTCTTTCACTATCAGATGCCTCAGGAAGCTCAG TGATGATGAACTGCTACAGTATTTAATCCAGCTGGTCCAGGTCCTGAAGTACGAGTCCTACCTAGAATGTGACCTCACCACTTTCCTTCTAGAGAGGGCTTTATCCAACATGAGAATAGGACACTTTCTGTTTTGGCATCTCAG GTCAGAGATGCATGTGGCATCTGTGAGTTTGCGTTTTGGCCTGATTCTTGAGGCCTACTGCAGGGGAAACATCCACCACATTAGGCTCTTACTCAAACAG CACGACGCTCTGACCAAGATGAAGGCCCTGAGTGACTTAGTCAAGTCGGGCTCCCAAAGGACGACAGTGGAGGACCTGAAGCTTTGTATCAGACAGGGGTCCTACCTGGAGACCCTGTCAGACCTGCAGTCACCACTTAACCCCAACATCATCCTCAATGACATCTG TGCAGAAAAGTGCAGATTTATGGATTCCAAGATGAAGCCGCTATGGCTGCTGTACAAGAACCCCTCAGCCCATGGAGACATGGTGGGCATCATTTTCAAGAACGGAGATG ATCTTCGACAAGACATGTTGACCCTCCAGATGATCCAGCTCATGGAGAATTTATGGAAGAAAGAAGGCCTGGATCTTAG GATGATCCCATATGGCTGTTTGTCCACTGGGCACAAGACGGGGCTCATTGAGGTAGTGAAGAACTCTGACACCATTGCCAATATCCAacgcaacagcagcaacagtgctGCAACTGCTGCCTTCAACAAGGACGCCTTGCTCAACTGGCTCAAATCTAAGAATCCAGA GGACAAACTTGATCAAGCAATAGAGGAGTTCACGCTGTCTTGTGCTGGCTACTGTGTAGCTACTTACATCTTGGGCATCGGAGATCGTCACAATGACAATATCATGATCAGGGAAACTGGACAG CTATTCCACATTGACTTTGGGCATTTCCTTGGCAACTTCAAGCGGAAACTAGGGATCAACAGGGAGCGTGTGCCTTTTATCTTGACTTACGACTTTGTCCATGTGATCCAACAAGGAAGGACCAACAACAGTGAGAAGTTTGAGAG GTTCAGGGAGTACTGTGAGCGGGCCTATAAGATCCTGTGTCGGAACGGGACGCTGTTTGTCAACCTCTTCGCTATgatgaaggcagcaggactgcCTGAGCTCACCTCcttcaaagatattcagtatcTAAAG GACTCTTTAGCTTTGGGAAAATCCGAGGAAGAGGCCTTGAAGAACTTTAAGGTGAAGTTCAACGAAGCTCTACGAGAGAGCTGGAAGACCAAGGTCAACTGGATGATGCACTCCTTGGCCAAAGATAACAGACCATGA
- the pik3cd gene encoding phosphatidylinositol 4,5-bisphosphate 3-kinase catalytic subunit delta isoform isoform X3, producing MRAFCEEKAQERQTLPWQQWMEYSFPCDLEPCCSPPERGSVKSKNTKKIFVNVKFEACDESFMLQQDPQDPPITLIRSALKKKATVFRSVHQKPEDYTLQVNGRWEFIYGKHPLCQFKYIFSCLRNGQNPQLTMVHHATINKYQEEQGRMCSQIYKSRSLSRPPPLPVKKQNTSSLWSINENFHIHLIQGSRVNADEGMKLVVQAGLFHGSELLCKVVTSSELTVCSEPLWDQRLEFDIHVADLPRMSRLCFALYAVIEKAKKPRGTKKKNKKADCPIAWVNTMVFDYKDQLKTGDFSLSTWPSVPDDKSDLLNPMGTVEKNPNVDSSAELLISFPNIRPHPLYYPPLEKFSDKEKNGEAGVTTKEEHMKLKEIMDNKNYTEFFEDEKELLWKHRVVVRNFYPESLSKLLLITKWNKVDDVVQMVSLLRNWPELPAIHALELLDYSFPDPAVRSFTIRCLRKLSDDELLQYLIQLVQVLKYESYLECDLTTFLLERALSNMRIGHFLFWHLRSEMHVASVSLRFGLILEAYCRGNIHHIRLLLKQHDALTKMKALSDLVKSGSQRTTVEDLKLCIRQGSYLETLSDLQSPLNPNIILNDICAEKCRFMDSKMKPLWLLYKNPSAHGDMVGIIFKNGDDLRQDMLTLQMIQLMENLWKKEGLDLRMIPYGCLSTGHKTGLIEVVKNSDTIANIQRNSSNSAATAAFNKDALLNWLKSKNPEDKLDQAIEEFTLSCAGYCVATYILGIGDRHNDNIMIRETGQLFHIDFGHFLGNFKRKLGINRERVPFILTYDFVHVIQQGRTNNSEKFERFREYCERAYKILCRNGTLFVNLFAMMKAAGLPELTSFKDIQYLKDSLALGKSEEEALKNFKVKFNEALRESWKTKVNWMMHSLAKDNRP from the exons ATGCGTGCGTTTTGCGAAGAGAAGGCTCAGGAGCGGCAGACGTTGCCATGGCAGCAATGGATGGAGTACAGCTTCCCGTGTGACCTGGAGCCATGTTGCTCACCGCCGGAGCGTGGGAGCGTCAAGTCAAAAAACACCAAGAAGATATTTGTCAATGTCAAGTTCGAGGCTTGCGAT GAAAGCTTCATGCTGCAGCAGGACCCTCAGGACCCGCCAATAACTCTGATTAGGAGCGCCCTGAAGAAGAAGGCCACCGTCTTCCGCTCAGTGCATCAGAAGCCTGAGGACTACACCTTACAGGTCAACGGGAGGTGGGAGTTCATCTATGGGAAACACCCACTGTGCCAGTTCAAA tacattttctcatgtttgagAAATGGCCAGAACCCTCAACTAACCATGGTGCATCACGCCACCATCAACAAATATCAGGAGGAGCAGGGCAGGATGTGCAGCCAGATATACAAGAGTCGCTCCTTGTCCAGACCTCCTCCACTGCCAGTGAAAAAG CAGAATACCTCCTCTTTGTGGTCCATCAATGAGAATTTCCACATTCACCTGATACAGGGCAGCCGAGTCAATGCAGACGAAGGGATGAAG CTTGTGGTGCAGGCCGGTCTGTTCCATGGCAGCGAACTGCTCTGTAAGGTGGTGACGAGCTCCGAGCTGACGGTGTGCTCTGAGCCGCTGTGGGATCAGAGGCTGGAGTTTGATATACATGTGGCTGACCTGCCTCGCATGAGCCGCCTGTGTTTTGCGCTCTACGCTGTCATTGAGAAAGCTAAAAAACCCCGTGGaaccaaaaagaagaataagaaaGCG gATTGTCCAATTGCCTGGGTGAACACCATGGTGTTCGACTACAAGGACCAGCTGAAGACCGGGGACTTCTCCTTGTCCACATGGCCATCTGTTCCTG aTGACAAAAGCGACCTGTTGAACCCAATGGGAACCGTCGAGAAGAACCCCAATGTTGACAGCTCTGCTGAGCTTCTCATTTCCTTCCCAAACATCAGGCCACATCCTCTCTATTACCCTCCACTCGAAAAG ttcagtgatAAGGAGAAAAATGGCGAGGCCGGTGTTACAACTAAAGAAGAG CACATGAAGCTAAAAGAAATAATGGACAACAAAAACTACACCGAGTTTTTTGAGGACGAGAAGGAGCTTTTGTGGAAACACCGTGTTGTAGTCCGCAACTTTTATCCTGAAAGTCTGTCCAAGCTGCTCCTCATCACCAAGTGGAATAAGGTCGACGACGTAGTTCAG ATGGTGAGTTTACTAAGGAACTGGCCAGAGCTCCCTGCCATCCATGCCTTGGAGCTCTTAGACTACAGTTTTCCTGACCCAGCGGTTCGTTCTTTCACTATCAGATGCCTCAGGAAGCTCAG TGATGATGAACTGCTACAGTATTTAATCCAGCTGGTCCAGGTCCTGAAGTACGAGTCCTACCTAGAATGTGACCTCACCACTTTCCTTCTAGAGAGGGCTTTATCCAACATGAGAATAGGACACTTTCTGTTTTGGCATCTCAG GTCAGAGATGCATGTGGCATCTGTGAGTTTGCGTTTTGGCCTGATTCTTGAGGCCTACTGCAGGGGAAACATCCACCACATTAGGCTCTTACTCAAACAG CACGACGCTCTGACCAAGATGAAGGCCCTGAGTGACTTAGTCAAGTCGGGCTCCCAAAGGACGACAGTGGAGGACCTGAAGCTTTGTATCAGACAGGGGTCCTACCTGGAGACCCTGTCAGACCTGCAGTCACCACTTAACCCCAACATCATCCTCAATGACATCTG TGCAGAAAAGTGCAGATTTATGGATTCCAAGATGAAGCCGCTATGGCTGCTGTACAAGAACCCCTCAGCCCATGGAGACATGGTGGGCATCATTTTCAAGAACGGAGATG ATCTTCGACAAGACATGTTGACCCTCCAGATGATCCAGCTCATGGAGAATTTATGGAAGAAAGAAGGCCTGGATCTTAG GATGATCCCATATGGCTGTTTGTCCACTGGGCACAAGACGGGGCTCATTGAGGTAGTGAAGAACTCTGACACCATTGCCAATATCCAacgcaacagcagcaacagtgctGCAACTGCTGCCTTCAACAAGGACGCCTTGCTCAACTGGCTCAAATCTAAGAATCCAGA GGACAAACTTGATCAAGCAATAGAGGAGTTCACGCTGTCTTGTGCTGGCTACTGTGTAGCTACTTACATCTTGGGCATCGGAGATCGTCACAATGACAATATCATGATCAGGGAAACTGGACAG CTATTCCACATTGACTTTGGGCATTTCCTTGGCAACTTCAAGCGGAAACTAGGGATCAACAGGGAGCGTGTGCCTTTTATCTTGACTTACGACTTTGTCCATGTGATCCAACAAGGAAGGACCAACAACAGTGAGAAGTTTGAGAG GTTCAGGGAGTACTGTGAGCGGGCCTATAAGATCCTGTGTCGGAACGGGACGCTGTTTGTCAACCTCTTCGCTATgatgaaggcagcaggactgcCTGAGCTCACCTCcttcaaagatattcagtatcTAAAG GACTCTTTAGCTTTGGGAAAATCCGAGGAAGAGGCCTTGAAGAACTTTAAGGTGAAGTTCAACGAAGCTCTACGAGAGAGCTGGAAGACCAAGGTCAACTGGATGATGCACTCCTTGGCCAAAGATAACAGACCATGA